GTGGAAAGTGAAGTTCTGGTGTATTCACCAGTCCGCGAAGATTTTGAATGGGTGAAGTGCACGACGATGATCGTAAGAACGGAGACAGGTACAATCGCTGGTGCGACGGATTACGATTTCAGTGTGGCAAAAACTGTTTGTAACTGAGTACGGTCACACGCCGAAGTTGTTTAGCTTCCTCGAAGTTTACGATCTAGAGAAAAACGACCGGCGCCTTGAAGCACCAACAATACACACGCGGCAAGATAGAGCAGCGACAGCTCCTTTTTCGAAAAAGGGTCCATGGCGTGTGCGCCGAATGCGGCAACCAACATTGTGAAACCTAGAAACAAAGAAGAAGCCCGGGTGTAAAGTCCGGCGGCTATCAATAGTCCGCCGAGGAACTCAGCAAGTGAAGCTGACCACGCAAATATTGTCGGCAAAGGGAAACCCATCTGGCCGACTTTTGCGATGAATCCTTCGGCCGGAGGTATCTTACCCAAGCCATGGGCGAAGGCCATTGCCAGACCAATAAACATTCGAAAAATAAATAGGCCTAAATCTGGATTGTGAACAAGTTTTTTCATTGCGGCACCTTTCACTTTTTTTCGAAGATATCGAACTCGTAGACGCCAGTCGTGTCAAGGTCCCGAGCCCACTCTTCCTCGGCTCGCAGTTTCTCCCAGCCGCCCGAAGCGATTTCGGGTGGTCTTCTTAAGAAACTTCTGATCACGACACGCGACCCACTTCGGGTTTGGCTTGGAAGATTATTTAAAAGTGCGATCGCTTCGGCTTCCGGAATGTAGGATATTGTGTCGGAAAGTGAAACGAAGTCGTAAGGCGTAAGCTTGATTGCGTTGAGTAGGTTGTCTTGCCGATAATTCACTTTGGTTTCTGCTTTTTCGATTGATTCTAGAATGTCTTCGCGAGCTTCGAGCGGTAGCCCTTCCTCGTAATAAATTCCGCCCAGAAAAAGAATCTGCAGGAAGTAGTTTTTTCGAATCAGAGTTCTGGTGAATAGGCGCGTGAATTCTTCTTCAATAAACACCGACGGCGCTCGACTTTCTGTTCGGCGATCTGCTTGCCCTGAGAAATGCCCTTTATAGAGAAACCGATTGAATACGAATTCGCTGGCAGCAATTCTGACGAAAGCCTTGAAAACAAGTGGTTTGAAGTGTCTTTTGAAAAGTTTGGCCTGTTCTTGAAGCGAGTGAGCTTCAAATATCGGACGTGTGTCGATTCGAAGGACCTCGCGAAAGACACGTCCCATTTTTTGAAAGTGTCCCTCCCAGCGTCCCAGCAAAACAAACCCGCGGGGTGTCCACGCATTTTTAC
This region of Deltaproteobacteria bacterium genomic DNA includes:
- a CDS encoding DoxX family protein; its protein translation is MKKLVHNPDLGLFIFRMFIGLAMAFAHGLGKIPPAEGFIAKVGQMGFPLPTIFAWSASLAEFLGGLLIAAGLYTRASSLFLGFTMLVAAFGAHAMDPFSKKELSLLYLAACVLLVLQGAGRFSLDRKLRGS
- a CDS encoding DUF3419 family protein; the encoded protein is MSEYFQSLNYTLSNEDTRIEWKLLKDDLESVFCIGGSGARVLPLLAKNPRNLDVIDLSLEQLALVELRVAAAKHLSRDEFLFLLGYRGGIPGNSISGDDRLEVFISLKPFLSEKTFRFWLDRKNAWTPRGFVLLGRWEGHFQKMGRVFREVLRIDTRPIFEAHSLQEQAKLFKRHFKPLVFKAFVRIAASEFVFNRFLYKGHFSGQADRRTESRAPSVFIEEEFTRLFTRTLIRKNYFLQILFLGGIYYEEGLPLEAREDILESIEKAETKVNYRQDNLLNAIKLTPYDFVSLSDTISYIPEAEAIALLNNLPSQTRSGSRVVIRSFLRRPPEIASGGWEKLRAEEEWARDLDTTGVYEFDIFEKK